A genomic region of Chaetodon auriga isolate fChaAug3 chromosome 11, fChaAug3.hap1, whole genome shotgun sequence contains the following coding sequences:
- the LOC143327811 gene encoding methylated-DNA--protein-cysteine methyltransferase-like isoform X2, giving the protein MLKALFRAAMNKQRESQCTQKTISLLSPLGTIQVSGCENGVHTIQILMDVAPAERSGGAPLSCVVNDSPAETSPELQRCVEWLQAYFSEPQTAGSLPLPAFHHPALQGDAFTSRVLQVLLRDVKFGETVSYKRLAEMAGNPRAVRAVGGAMRRNPVPLLIPCHRVISSSGQSGPYMSGKGDHLKQWLLTHERQRGEG; this is encoded by the exons ATGCTGAAGGCTTTATT CAGGGCAGCGATGAACAAGCAGAGGGAGAGCCAGTGCACTCAGAAGACCATCTCATTGCTGAGCCCCCTGGGGACGATCCAAGTCAGTGGATGTGAGAATGGTGTGCACACCATCCAGATCCTAATGGATGTCGCACCTGCTGAAAG GAGCGGCGGGGCCCCCCTGAGCTGTGTGGTCAACGATAGCCCGGCAGAAACGAGCCCCGAGTTGCAGCGCTGCGTCGAATGGCTCCAGGCGTACTTCAGTGAGCCGCAGACCGCTGGGAGTCTCCCGCTCCCTGCCTTTCACCACCCCGCCCTGCAAGGAG ACGCCTTCACCAGCCGCgtgctgcaggtgctgctgagGGACGTGAAGTTTGGAGAGACGGTCTCGTACAAACGCCTCGCTGAGATGGCGGGAAACCCCAGAGCGGTGCGGGCGGTGGGAGGGGCCATGAGGAGGAACCCG GttcctctcctcatcccctGCCACCGAGTCATCTCCAGCAGTGGACAGAGCGGGCCGTACATGAGCGGCAAGGGCGACCATCTCAAACAATGGCTGCTCACCCATGAGAGGCAGCGAGGGGAAGGCTAA
- the LOC143327811 gene encoding methylated-DNA--protein-cysteine methyltransferase-like isoform X3, with protein sequence MLKALLAAMNKQRESQCTQKTISLLSPLGTIQVSGCENGVHTIQILMDVAPAERSGGAPLSCVVNDSPAETSPELQRCVEWLQAYFSEPQTAGSLPLPAFHHPALQGDAFTSRVLQVLLRDVKFGETVSYKRLAEMAGNPRAVRAVGGAMRRNPVPLLIPCHRVISSSGQSGPYMSGKGDHLKQWLLTHERQRGEG encoded by the exons ATGCTGAAGGCTTTATT GGCAGCGATGAACAAGCAGAGGGAGAGCCAGTGCACTCAGAAGACCATCTCATTGCTGAGCCCCCTGGGGACGATCCAAGTCAGTGGATGTGAGAATGGTGTGCACACCATCCAGATCCTAATGGATGTCGCACCTGCTGAAAG GAGCGGCGGGGCCCCCCTGAGCTGTGTGGTCAACGATAGCCCGGCAGAAACGAGCCCCGAGTTGCAGCGCTGCGTCGAATGGCTCCAGGCGTACTTCAGTGAGCCGCAGACCGCTGGGAGTCTCCCGCTCCCTGCCTTTCACCACCCCGCCCTGCAAGGAG ACGCCTTCACCAGCCGCgtgctgcaggtgctgctgagGGACGTGAAGTTTGGAGAGACGGTCTCGTACAAACGCCTCGCTGAGATGGCGGGAAACCCCAGAGCGGTGCGGGCGGTGGGAGGGGCCATGAGGAGGAACCCG GttcctctcctcatcccctGCCACCGAGTCATCTCCAGCAGTGGACAGAGCGGGCCGTACATGAGCGGCAAGGGCGACCATCTCAAACAATGGCTGCTCACCCATGAGAGGCAGCGAGGGGAAGGCTAA
- the LOC143327811 gene encoding methylated-DNA--protein-cysteine methyltransferase-like isoform X1: MCFNVIEDSRAAMNKQRESQCTQKTISLLSPLGTIQVSGCENGVHTIQILMDVAPAERSGGAPLSCVVNDSPAETSPELQRCVEWLQAYFSEPQTAGSLPLPAFHHPALQGDAFTSRVLQVLLRDVKFGETVSYKRLAEMAGNPRAVRAVGGAMRRNPVPLLIPCHRVISSSGQSGPYMSGKGDHLKQWLLTHERQRGEG; the protein is encoded by the exons ATGTGTTTTAACGTAATTGAAGACAG CAGGGCAGCGATGAACAAGCAGAGGGAGAGCCAGTGCACTCAGAAGACCATCTCATTGCTGAGCCCCCTGGGGACGATCCAAGTCAGTGGATGTGAGAATGGTGTGCACACCATCCAGATCCTAATGGATGTCGCACCTGCTGAAAG GAGCGGCGGGGCCCCCCTGAGCTGTGTGGTCAACGATAGCCCGGCAGAAACGAGCCCCGAGTTGCAGCGCTGCGTCGAATGGCTCCAGGCGTACTTCAGTGAGCCGCAGACCGCTGGGAGTCTCCCGCTCCCTGCCTTTCACCACCCCGCCCTGCAAGGAG ACGCCTTCACCAGCCGCgtgctgcaggtgctgctgagGGACGTGAAGTTTGGAGAGACGGTCTCGTACAAACGCCTCGCTGAGATGGCGGGAAACCCCAGAGCGGTGCGGGCGGTGGGAGGGGCCATGAGGAGGAACCCG GttcctctcctcatcccctGCCACCGAGTCATCTCCAGCAGTGGACAGAGCGGGCCGTACATGAGCGGCAAGGGCGACCATCTCAAACAATGGCTGCTCACCCATGAGAGGCAGCGAGGGGAAGGCTAA